Proteins encoded together in one Gadus chalcogrammus isolate NIFS_2021 chromosome 18, NIFS_Gcha_1.0, whole genome shotgun sequence window:
- the LOC130370970 gene encoding cytohesin-3 codes for MDDDNQVPEDLSLEERDELSNIRRRKRELLDDIERLKFEIAEVMTEIEQLTCVGESKTTQRNKQIAMGRKKFNMDPKKGIQFLLENDLLQHTPEDVSQFLYKGEGLNKTVIGDYLGERDDFNLQVLQAFVELHEFADLNLVQALRQFLWSFRLPGEAQKIDRMMEAFASRYCQCNPGVFQSTDTCYVLSFAIIMLNTSLHNPNVRDKPAVERFISMNRGINEGGDLPEELLRNLYDSIKNEPFKIPEDDGNDLTHTFFNPDREGWLLKLGGRVKTWKRRWFILTDNCLYYFEYTTDKEPRGIIPLENLSIREVDEPRKPNCFELYNPNHKGQVIKACKTEADGRVVEGNHVVYRISAPTPEEKEEWIKSIKASISRDPFYDMLATRKRRIANKK; via the exons ttccCGAGGACCTGTcgctggaggagagagatgagctTTCAAACATCAGGCGCAGGAAACGGGAACTGCTCGATGACATTGAA aggttGAAGTTCGAGATAGCAGAAGTCATGACGGAAATTGAGCAGCTCACATGTGTCGGAGAGAG caaaacaacacaaagaaacaaacagatTGCCATGGGGAGGAAGAAATTCAACATGGATCCCAAAAAG gGGATCCAGTTCCTCCTGGAGAACGACCTCCTGCAGCACACCCCAGAAGACGTCTCCCAGTTCCTCTACAAGGGAGAGGGCCTCAACAAGACGGTGATCGGGGACTACCTCGGGGAGAG GGATGACTTCAACCTCCAGGTGCTCCAGGCGTTTGTGGAGCTGCATGAGTTTGCCGATCTCAACCTGGTCCAGGCACTGCG TCAGTTCCTGTGGAGCTTTCGTCTGCCCGGCGAGGCCCAGAAGATCGACCGGATGATGGAGGCGTTCGCCTCTCGCTATTGCCAGTGTAACCCGGGGGTCTTCCAGTCCACAG ACACCTGCTACGTGTTATCCTTCGCCATCATCATGCTGAACACCAGCCTCCACAACCCCAACGTGCGCGACAAGCCCGCCGTCGAGCGCTTCATCTCCATGAACAGAGGCATCAACGAGGGGGGGGACCTGCCAGAGGAGCTGCTCCGG AATCTATACGACAGCATCAAGAATGAGCCATTCAAAATCCCAGAGGATGATGGGAACGATTTGACGCACACATTCTTCAACCCTGACAGAGAAGGATGGCTCTTGAAGCTAG gcGGGAGGGTGAAGACGTGGAAGAGGAGATGGTTCATCCTCACCGATAACTGTCTCTATTACTTTGAGTACACAACG gacAAGGAACCTCGGGGCATCATTCCCCTGGAGAACCTGAGCATCAGAGAGGTGGACGAGCCCAGGAAACCT AACTGCTTTGAGCTGTACAACCCCAACCACAAGGGTCAGGTGATCAAGGCCTGCAAGACAGAGGCCGACGGCCGCGTCGTCGAGGGCAACCACGTGGTGTACAGGATATCAGCACCAACaccggaggagaaggaggagtggaTCAAATCCATCAa AGCAAGCATCAGCAGGGACCCCTTCTACGACATGCTTGCgaccaggaagaggaggatagcCAATAAGAAATGA